The sequence below is a genomic window from Clostridium putrefaciens.
ATTTTCTCTATATCCTTAAGTTTTTATACATCATAATATTTTAGTTTATAATGATTTAGGGAAACTTAGTCATATGACTAAATTTCCCTAAATAAAACTTGAATAATATATTTACTTATTCAACAAAGACGCTGCTTGTTCATCTATAATTACAGTTACATCATTATGAACTGCAAGAAGTGTGGCTGGAGACTTAGTTGTTATCTTTCCTGAAAAAAGCTTTGCTATAGCTTCCGCTTTACCTTCCCCACTAGCTATTAATATTATACTTTTAGCCTTCATTATTTCACCAAGACCCATAGTTATAGCGTTTTTAGGAACTTCATCAACACTATCAAAGAATCTAGAATTGGCCTTAATTGTACTTTCTGTAAGTCCTGTAACATGAGTCCCTAAAATCAGCTCTTCATCAGGTTCATTAAAAGCAATATGTCCATTTCCTCCTATACCTAGTAGTTGAACATCAATTCCACCTAAATCTCTTATATTTTTATCATAACCTATACATTCCACTTTCATATCTTCAGCATTACCATTTGGCACATAAGTATTCTTTTTATCTATGTTTATATGATTAAATAATGTGTTATTCATGAAATATCTGTAGCTTTGAGGATGGTTACTTGAAATCCCAATATATTCGTCCAAATTAATAGTTGTAACTTTAGAAAAATCAACCACATTCTCTTTATTTAACTTTATAAGTTCTTCATATAAGCCTATAGGTGAACTTCCTGTAGCAAGTCCTAAAATACTATTCTCTTTATTATTAATAATCTTTAAAATTTCCTTTGCTGCCCTTTTGCTTATACCCTTATAGTCTTTTTCAATTATTAACTTCATTTTAATTTCCCCCCACCTTTTGATGATATATTAACTTCTAATAGATATTTATCCGATCTATAAATCGCTTCTTCAATGAAAATAACTTTATCTTCTGCCGTCATATTCTTACTACAAGTTTTAAGAAGAGGAACTGATTCCTTTGTATTAAATATCCTCTTGTATTTATCCTCCATTAATAATGCTTGTATGGAAGTTTCAGAATTAACTATTTTATAGCCTTCCTCTTCTAACACCTTATATAGTGATCCATTTAACTCACCTTTATCTTTTATATCTAAATAATCACAGGGTATGTATACTATTTCGTTAGCTATACTAAAGCCATTTACAATTCTCATTCTGTTTATTATGTATATCTTATCTTTATTAAAAATGTCTTTTAATTCTTTACTAGCATCAATTTCTTTGAATTGAAGCACCTTAGTTTCTAATGTCCTTCCAGTTCTAGACACTATTTCCGAAAAACTCATCATATCTTTTTGCTTAACCTTTGTCTCACATACGAATGTTCCTACACCCTTTTGTCTAACAATCAAGCCTTCTTGAACTAATTCTCCAAGGGCCTGTCTTACCGTCATTCTACTAACAGAATAGTTTTTTGAAAGCTCTCTTTCACTATCTATACATTGACCTACTGACCAAGTTCCTTCGGATATCTTCTTTTTTATGTCTTCTTTTAGTTGATAATATGCAGGGATAGGACTACTTTTATCTATCATAAGAATCCCTCCTGAAATTATTATAATCTACATAGTTATAGATGTCTATACCAGTACAGATACTTTCAATATAAATATTTATATTGAAAACATATCAAGGAACTTTTATATTCCTTGATATGTTTTTATCTTTTATGTCACTACATTGCACTTACAACTATATCAAATAAGTCTTTATTCTTAGTTATATTACCTTCATTTCCAAGTACAGTTATATGATTTTGTTTCATCACTGATTCCATAAGAATTGAAAGTGATTTAATATCTTCTAAGGTAGTTGATAAAACTTCCTGTCTCTCTTTTCTTATCATGTCATATGTTACCTTAGTAAAGTACATATCAATAGCTTTTTCTGACTTCATAGAACTAGTTAAAGGTGAATCTAAATCTCTAATTGCACCTATTATATACTTCTCCATATCTCTTTTAGATGCATTAAACTCTCTTAGATATTCTGACATATCATCATAAGCTTTTAATGTATCCACTAAGTTAGGGTCTCTATATGATGTTATGAATATATTACCTGTTATTCCAAAGTCTAAAGACACTCCATAAGCGCCTCCTTTTACCCTTACCCTATTCCATAAGTAATCATACTTTGCAATAGTTTGAAGTACTAAAAGAGATCCACTATAAGAAAACCCATCTTTTTTAAAGTTTCCTCCTTTAGCTACATATTGTATATTAGCTTGAGTAGTTAATCCTTCATTTATTTTATTATTTAAAAACACATAATCTTTATATAAGTTTTCTTTTGATTTCAAAGTTACACCTACAATTGGCATACTGTTTTTAAATGTAATATAATCTTCTTCTTCTCCTGCAAAGCCTACCATTAGATTTGACTTATTAAATAGTAATTTTGATACCTTATTTAGATTTAAAGATAATTCATTCCATTTATTATTAAAGTTACTTTCTAAGTCACATAGGAATCTATAATATTCAAGACCATATATCTTTTCATCATAAGCTGCCTTTTGTGACATGGATGATAAAAGTCTTCTAGCTGCTACAGCATTTCCAGAGCTTTGTATCATAGCCTCGTGGTTTGATTTGTTTTCTCTTATAACTTGAAGTATTAAATCTTTTTCTTCAAACTTACTGCTAGTTAATATTTCTAACATAAGGTTCATTGCTTTATCAATATCAGTATTTAAAGCTTTAGATCTAACAATAAACTTTGGATAATACTTATCTTTATCTAAGCTATCCATATAATTATTTAAATTAAACCTAATTCCACCAGTGTGTATTGATATTTCATTTATAAGTGTATCATAATTGTATTTATTAGTACTAATCTTACCAAGAACTTCTGATAGTAGCTTTCCATATTGTATAAGTTCCTGTGGGATCACCTTAGCATCAAATATAAGCTTAAGATAAGCAATCTTATTTGTGTTTAAATCGCTATATAACACCTTCATTCCCTCTTCATTTCTTTCCTCAAACGGAAGAGTTTCTATATCATGACTTACATCATTTATAGATAAATTAGGTATTGTATTTATTTGTTCTTCAGTATCATCTTTTTCCTGTATAGCTCTTAAACTACGAACTTTTGAAATTATATTTTCTCTATCACTGTCTGTTAACTGTGACTTTATAATATTTAACTTTTCTTTAGTATG
It includes:
- the nagB gene encoding glucosamine-6-phosphate deaminase; the protein is MKLIIEKDYKGISKRAAKEILKIINNKENSILGLATGSSPIGLYEELIKLNKENVVDFSKVTTINLDEYIGISSNHPQSYRYFMNNTLFNHINIDKKNTYVPNGNAEDMKVECIGYDKNIRDLGGIDVQLLGIGGNGHIAFNEPDEELILGTHVTGLTESTIKANSRFFDSVDEVPKNAITMGLGEIMKAKSIILIASGEGKAEAIAKLFSGKITTKSPATLLAVHNDVTVIIDEQAASLLNK
- a CDS encoding insulinase family protein — translated: MTFKINDIYHGFKLIEERKLEELNSIGRIFNHEKTEAKLINISNDDDNKVFTIGFKTPPEDSTGVPHIIEHSVLAGSRKFKTKEPFVDLLKSSLNTFLNAMTFPDRTVYPLASRNEKDFINLLDVYMDGVFYPSIYENEYTFMQEGWHYVLDEKKDELRYNGVVYNEMKGAYSSPDSLAFDGVIRNLYKDTPYGHDSGGNPDNITELTYDDFLDFHKKYYHPSNSHMFLYGNVDVMKILQFINDNYLNNFNKLDINVQVPIQKEFDQLIEKEGVYGISKDEDEKDKTYLALGYSAGDFSNPEEILALDILYDMILNNSAAPVKKALMDAGIGKSVDGGFENSIKQPLFLILIKGANEDQKDKFKKVLRESLQEIVDRGIDKDLALASINKREFSLREADFGGYPKGLIYYYQVVESYMYNSDPFSQLQYNELLENIKSGVDKGYFENLIKKYLLNNNHCLLYTLKPEKGYIEKKEKHTKEKLNIIKSQLTDSDRENIISKVRSLRAIQEKDDTEEQINTIPNLSINDVSHDIETLPFEERNEEGMKVLYSDLNTNKIAYLKLIFDAKVIPQELIQYGKLLSEVLGKISTNKYNYDTLINEISIHTGGIRFNLNNYMDSLDKDKYYPKFIVRSKALNTDIDKAMNLMLEILTSSKFEEKDLILQVIRENKSNHEAMIQSSGNAVAARRLLSSMSQKAAYDEKIYGLEYYRFLCDLESNFNNKWNELSLNLNKVSKLLFNKSNLMVGFAGEEEDYITFKNSMPIVGVTLKSKENLYKDYVFLNNKINEGLTTQANIQYVAKGGNFKKDGFSYSGSLLVLQTIAKYDYLWNRVRVKGGAYGVSLDFGITGNIFITSYRDPNLVDTLKAYDDMSEYLREFNASKRDMEKYIIGAIRDLDSPLTSSMKSEKAIDMYFTKVTYDMIRKERQEVLSTTLEDIKSLSILMESVMKQNHITVLGNEGNITKNKDLFDIVVSAM
- a CDS encoding GntR family transcriptional regulator; the protein is MIDKSSPIPAYYQLKEDIKKKISEGTWSVGQCIDSERELSKNYSVSRMTVRQALGELVQEGLIVRQKGVGTFVCETKVKQKDMMSFSEIVSRTGRTLETKVLQFKEIDASKELKDIFNKDKIYIINRMRIVNGFSIANEIVYIPCDYLDIKDKGELNGSLYKVLEEEGYKIVNSETSIQALLMEDKYKRIFNTKESVPLLKTCSKNMTAEDKVIFIEEAIYRSDKYLLEVNISSKGGGKLK